Sequence from the Seonamhaeicola sp. ML3 genome:
GATTGCAGTTGACATTTTTAGCTTGTGGTCGTTAAATATTAATAAGGCTAGCTAGTTTTAATAGCTAGCCTTATGGTATGTGTTATTCTAATACTATATCGTCGAAATAGTAAGTTCCGCTAGAAGTAATGGCGCTATCGGCTTGATCATTATCAGGTTTTATAACCAATCTGAAATATGACGAAGGTGCAGGCATGGCCGTAAAACTAAATGTTACTTCTGTCCATGTGTTCGCCTCGGAAACCGTAGCAAAAGCTCCTGGTGGATTCCCTACGTTAGGGTCATCCTGAGCGACCTCAAAACGGAAGGTAGTATTCGGTTTACTAGAATAAATTTTTATTTTAAACGTTCTGTTTGTTAAATCAGGGAAATTAGAGGCAAAGTTGTTTTGGATACCCGCAAAAAATTCTGCACCTGCATTCTTTTCAACTTTCAGAACATAATCTGATGTATTGATTCCACTTTTGTCAGGGTTTGCAACTAATTCAGAAGAAATCGTTCCGAAATTTTGGCTTGCTAAGAAAGTTTCGCATCCTTCAAAGTTAACGGGGAGTGCCGATGCTGCAACAAGTTCGCCCGAACAACCGCCACCAGAACTTCCTCCAGTGCCACCACCAGAACCTCCGTCTCCTTCAACTTTGGTGATGTCGTCTATGTAAAGAGAACCAGTGTTTGGCTTAGTTCCATCTTGATTTCCTACGTCTGGACGAATCAATATTCGGTTTACTCCAGCTGGAATGTTTTCTAATGTGAAAGTGAGTTCTACCCACTCATTGGCAGTAGTAATTGTTTGTACATTACCAACGGGTGCATTTGTTCCATCTACTTCTACTTGAAATAAAACATTGGTTGGAGCTACAGTGGAATAGAATTTTGCTTTGTAAACAGTGGTTGCTTGGTCTAAACCATCTCCGAAAACAAATCCTATGCCACCCCACCATTGGTTGCCATTGTTGTATGATGCTTCGTAGACATTAGCGCTAGTATTGATTCCGCCAGAAACTGGGTTGGCGATTAACGCCCCTCCGGTTTCGAATTCACCAACAGTAATTCCTGTTAGGTTATTTTCGAAATCTAGAACTACAGATTCTGTAGCACTACTTCCTCCTGATCCAGAACCGTATAGCATTAAATCATCAAAATAATATGTATCTGTATTATTCGCATTAAGGTCAAAGAAGATTACTATTTTATTGAATTTACCACTATCTGCAGCATCAAAAGGGAACATGAGTTCTTCCCAACCATTAGTTACTGTTGTCGTCGTGAATTTCTCTGTATTATTACTTGGCATGCCAATCTCTTCCAGTTTAATTCTAACTTCTGTATTAGCTCTAGCAGACCATACTTTGATTTTTAATCCGGTGTTGGCGTTAAAGTCTAATTTTGCATCTAAATCTATCTGGTTATTGTCCCAAGGATTGTTGCCTAATTTGGTGATTTTTCCAACTTTACACGATTTATTTACATCGTTATCAAAGTCTGGGTTGTCAATCCATTCAAAATCGGCTCCATCTTCAATAATGCTAGATGTAGGGTCTGTCATGAATGTTAAATTGAAATCTGCTCCTCCCAAGGATTGCATAGCTTCGGCTTCGCAAGGGTCTGCAACTTCTCCGGCAACTTGTTCAATATCATCTATATAAAACGTTCCTGCTGCTGTTCCTGGGCCATCAACAAACAAAACCATATCATTATATGATGCATCTGAAGCTAGGGTGAATGTCAATTCTTCCCATCCAGAACCTGTGTGGTTTACATCGGCTTCAACAGGGTCTGCAGTACCATCTTCGAACTTCAATTTAATTGGTAATGCTTGATCTGAGTAAAGTTTGAATTTTATGCCTTTGTCTGTTGTGAAATCAACCGGTGTGTCT
This genomic interval carries:
- a CDS encoding PKD domain-containing protein translates to MKTFKYISILILTLSFLGCEDDETVLPRVLAGFTYTIDIDTGTVTFINISENANTYKWAFGDGSNSTLIDPVKVYENGTYTVSLVANNIAGASDTFEDEITILIPEVATLPISFDGENTKYEASTFNGAAFAVVDNPDPSGANTSASKVGEITNSGAAFEGFFFDLGAPINLTEKKTIKVLFWSNTPIDVLLKLEEGTGAPVETTASHGGTGWEEIYFTFDSASSYSRFTMFVDGPGTTSGKFYIDGISQIDTTDIPCLQTNLEVPIDFDCNGIDYAAKIVGNVSFEVVDNPELSGINSEASKVGKIVNVGANWENAFFNLDTPVDFTTDKGIKFKLYSDQALPIKLKFEDGTADPVEADVNHTGSGWEELTFTLASDASYNDMVLFVDGPGTAAGTFYIDDIEQVAGEVADPCEAEAMQSLGGADFNLTFMTDPTSSIIEDGADFEWIDNPDFDNDVNKSCKVGKITKLGNNPWDNNQIDLDAKLDFNANTGLKIKVWSARANTEVRIKLEEIGMPSNNTEKFTTTTVTNGWEELMFPFDAADSGKFNKIVIFFDLNANNTDTYYFDDLMLYGSGSGGSSATESVVLDFENNLTGITVGEFETGGALIANPVSGGINTSANVYEASYNNGNQWWGGIGFVFGDGLDQATTVYKAKFYSTVAPTNVLFQVEVDGTNAPVGNVQTITTANEWVELTFTLENIPAGVNRILIRPDVGNQDGTKPNTGSLYIDDITKVEGDGGSGGGTGGSSGGGCSGELVAASALPVNFEGCETFLASQNFGTISSELVANPDKSGINTSDYVLKVEKNAGAEFFAGIQNNFASNFPDLTNRTFKIKIYSSKPNTTFRFEVAQDDPNVGNPPGAFATVSEANTWTEVTFSFTAMPAPSSYFRLVIKPDNDQADSAITSSGTYYFDDIVLE